From Pelosinus fermentans DSM 17108, the proteins below share one genomic window:
- a CDS encoding DUF3842 family protein translates to MRIVVIDGQGGGMGKVIIEKIRKEFKEEIDILALGTNALATSAMLKAGANEGATGENAIVHNCKDIDCIIGSLSIIMANSMLGELTPKMAEVITTSKARKILIPLYRGNIDIIGLKTEPLPHLVDGVLLEIKKHLGGDKTCAKLTFM, encoded by the coding sequence ATGCGCATTGTAGTGATTGATGGACAAGGCGGCGGTATGGGAAAAGTTATTATTGAAAAAATAAGAAAAGAATTTAAAGAGGAAATTGATATTTTGGCGTTAGGTACAAATGCACTGGCAACTTCAGCTATGCTGAAAGCAGGAGCAAATGAAGGTGCTACCGGAGAAAATGCAATTGTACATAATTGTAAGGATATTGATTGTATAATAGGATCATTGAGTATTATTATGGCAAATTCAATGCTTGGAGAACTTACGCCGAAAATGGCAGAAGTGATAACGACTAGTAAGGCGCGAAAGATATTAATACCCTTATATCGCGGGAATATTGATATTATTGGATTAAAAACAGAGCCGCTGCCTCATTTAGTAGATGGTGTACTGCTTGAAATTAAAAAGCATTTAGGAGGGGATAAAACATGTGCGAAGCTAACGTTTATGTAA
- a CDS encoding CooT family nickel-binding protein produces MCEANVYVMNKNVEELLLERVDTIIPKDREIYLENIFGERKTIEARIKELHLVDHKIILERFEKG; encoded by the coding sequence ATGTGCGAAGCTAACGTTTATGTAATGAATAAAAATGTGGAAGAATTACTCTTAGAAAGAGTCGATACCATTATTCCTAAGGATAGGGAAATCTATCTTGAAAATATTTTTGGTGAACGTAAAACCATAGAAGCCCGTATTAAAGAATTACACTTAGTGGATCATAAAATTATCCTAGAGCGCTTTGAAAAAGGATAA
- a CDS encoding QueT transporter family protein has product MNTHFILRATMIAALYISITYALAPISYGPLQFRLSEALTVLPILYPEAIYGLFIGTLIANIFGGLGVWDIFGGSLATLIAAWLTYRFRSTIWAYVSPIIVNAFIVGGYLSILYAMPFWFTILSIGFSEAIIVFAIGYPLILVLKKYKL; this is encoded by the coding sequence ATGAATACCCATTTTATTCTACGTGCTACTATGATTGCCGCTTTATATATAAGCATTACATATGCACTAGCACCCATTTCTTATGGCCCTTTACAATTTCGGCTTAGTGAAGCGCTAACTGTACTGCCCATTCTTTATCCTGAAGCGATCTACGGTTTATTTATCGGCACTTTAATTGCTAATATCTTTGGTGGGCTGGGTGTTTGGGATATATTTGGCGGTAGTCTGGCCACACTCATTGCAGCTTGGCTTACCTATCGATTTAGAAGTACGATCTGGGCATATGTATCCCCAATTATCGTCAATGCATTTATTGTTGGCGGCTATCTTTCTATATTATATGCTATGCCCTTCTGGTTTACAATATTATCCATTGGATTTAGTGAAGCAATTATTGTCTTTGCCATCGGTTATCCTCTTATCCTTGTACTAAAAAAGTATAAATTATAA
- a CDS encoding FtsK/SpoIIIE family DNA translocase, translating to MSKRHTSDIENNNQSIVNPRLRSEVLGIFLLAAGIISIISLLDFNTGSIGLYLSKFLKYSFGLGAFVIPLLMIIIGGFYIKKDQGIVYSIRFWGLALLYISLLALTHHFLILENREILPESLASGGGLIGGMILFILRKFFGFYGAFIILIASCLCGILIATTWSLYQTYLAAKERTQQGLTTAYEQIEKVGSFYNQEKDRQFLRKNNKDEQEEQYEEIAAITGRPLIDSLLEQAAHQEAEEAEEASYKARREEPVQKVRENVVEIKHKQNNKGKIEDNHSILEPESTFVAGYVLPPLSILQKSTNQGDSKRAKEVANNAKILESTLESFNVKAKMIHISQGPTVTRYELEPAPGVKVSKIVNLADDIALSLAASGVRIEAPIPGKAAIGIEVPNKVLASVPLRDVLESNEFLKATSKLVVALGKDIAGQTVTADLGKMPHLLVAGSTGSGKSVCINTLLTSILFKATPQEVRLILIDPKVVELTNYNGLPHLLTPVVTDAQKAASALRWAVQEMERRYEMFAAAGVRDIGRYNDLIDSFPVGEGSSGEKIPYILIIIDELADLMMVSPVDVEDAIIRLAQKARAAGIHMVLATQRPSVDVITGLIKANVPSRIAFAVSSQIDSRTILDMAGAEKLLGKGDMLFYPIGMSKPLRVQGAFIADSEVEELTEYIKKQIEPPEYMEGITACENLKKEETGSNLFEDELFEEAVRIIMELNQASASMLQRKFRIGYTRASRLIDTMEEMKIIGPNMGSKPRDITMTYDQVCERYFNDAAQSSNTDSE from the coding sequence TTGTCTAAACGTCATACAAGCGATATAGAAAATAATAATCAAAGTATTGTTAATCCGAGGCTCCGGTCTGAGGTATTGGGTATCTTTCTTTTGGCAGCAGGGATTATTTCAATTATTAGTTTACTGGATTTTAATACTGGTTCCATTGGGTTATATCTATCTAAGTTTTTAAAATACTCTTTTGGATTAGGAGCCTTTGTTATTCCTTTATTAATGATCATCATTGGTGGCTTTTATATCAAGAAGGATCAAGGTATTGTGTATAGTATCCGTTTTTGGGGACTAGCGCTGCTCTATATATCGTTGTTAGCATTAACCCATCATTTTTTAATTTTGGAAAACAGAGAAATACTTCCAGAAAGTTTAGCCAGTGGAGGCGGCTTGATTGGTGGTATGATATTATTTATACTGCGTAAATTTTTTGGATTTTATGGTGCTTTTATTATATTAATTGCTTCATGTTTATGTGGTATTTTAATTGCTACAACTTGGTCATTATATCAAACCTACCTAGCGGCTAAAGAAAGAACGCAGCAGGGATTGACTACCGCATATGAACAAATTGAAAAAGTCGGCAGCTTTTATAATCAGGAGAAGGATAGACAATTTTTAAGAAAAAATAATAAAGACGAACAAGAAGAGCAGTATGAAGAGATAGCAGCGATTACTGGAAGACCTTTAATTGACAGTTTATTAGAACAGGCTGCTCATCAAGAAGCAGAAGAAGCAGAAGAAGCCAGCTACAAGGCAAGAAGAGAAGAGCCTGTCCAGAAGGTACGAGAGAATGTTGTTGAAATAAAACATAAACAAAATAATAAGGGGAAAATAGAGGATAATCATTCGATTCTAGAACCAGAGAGTACCTTTGTTGCAGGGTATGTATTGCCGCCACTATCAATATTACAAAAATCTACGAATCAAGGGGATAGTAAACGAGCCAAAGAAGTAGCCAATAATGCTAAAATTCTTGAGAGCACTCTGGAAAGTTTTAATGTCAAAGCGAAAATGATCCATATTAGCCAAGGACCTACTGTAACCCGCTATGAATTAGAACCTGCTCCTGGTGTAAAAGTAAGTAAGATTGTTAATTTAGCCGATGATATTGCTTTGAGCCTTGCTGCATCGGGAGTGCGTATTGAAGCGCCAATTCCAGGTAAGGCAGCCATTGGTATTGAAGTCCCTAATAAAGTTCTAGCAAGTGTTCCTTTGCGGGATGTGTTAGAAAGTAATGAATTTTTGAAAGCAACCTCAAAATTAGTTGTGGCTTTAGGCAAGGATATCGCAGGGCAAACTGTGACAGCTGATTTGGGGAAAATGCCTCATTTATTAGTGGCTGGTTCAACAGGCTCTGGCAAGAGTGTATGTATCAACACATTGTTAACCAGTATATTATTTAAAGCAACTCCTCAGGAAGTACGCCTGATTTTAATTGATCCTAAAGTGGTTGAATTGACGAATTATAATGGTCTGCCTCATTTATTAACACCTGTAGTGACGGATGCACAAAAAGCTGCATCTGCCTTGCGCTGGGCAGTGCAAGAAATGGAGCGGCGTTATGAAATGTTTGCTGCTGCGGGAGTGCGGGACATCGGCAGATATAATGACTTAATTGATAGTTTCCCGGTTGGCGAGGGTTCTAGTGGTGAAAAAATCCCTTATATTTTGATTATTATTGATGAATTGGCAGATTTGATGATGGTCTCGCCAGTTGATGTAGAGGATGCGATTATCCGCTTAGCGCAAAAAGCTCGGGCAGCTGGTATTCACATGGTATTAGCAACACAGAGACCCTCTGTAGATGTAATTACGGGATTAATCAAAGCGAATGTACCATCTAGAATTGCTTTTGCTGTATCATCCCAAATTGATTCCCGAACCATATTGGATATGGCAGGAGCAGAAAAGCTGCTAGGCAAAGGGGACATGCTGTTTTATCCTATCGGCATGTCTAAGCCTCTTAGAGTACAAGGTGCGTTTATTGCTGATAGTGAAGTGGAAGAACTTACAGAATATATCAAAAAGCAGATAGAGCCTCCGGAATATATGGAAGGAATTACTGCTTGTGAAAATTTAAAGAAAGAAGAAACTGGTTCCAATCTTTTTGAAGATGAGTTATTTGAAGAAGCTGTGCGCATTATTATGGAGCTGAATCAGGCATCAGCATCTATGCTGCAAAGGAAATTCAGGATTGGCTATACAAGAGCGTCTCGCTTAATTGATACCATGGAAGAAATGAAAATTATTGGTCCGAATATGGGAAGCAAACCTCGGGATATCACCATGACTTATGATCAGGTATGTGAACGTTATTTTAATGATGCGGCTCAATCTAGTAATACAGATTCAGAATAG
- the corA gene encoding magnesium/cobalt transporter CorA → MVGLPGQYKQITKKVGLPPGTLLHIGSTRSEKVKIRMLCYSSEHWNEKEFDKVDELLENESITDKCWIHISGIHVVSMIEKIGAAFQIHSLVLEDIVNTNQRPKIEDNKEYLYIIVKMIHCYDNKNIDFEQVSLIVGSNYILSFQENDNDTFAKIRERMKGTTGKIRSKGVDYLAYALLDCIVDNYYVALEYLGDKIEVLENKIIVHPQPKVIKEIHTLKNEMLFVRKAVWPLREIINALSRGDSVLFTKDTLIYIRDVYDHMIQVIDSIEMYRDMVTGMLDLYLSNVSFKTNEVMKVLTIIATIFIPLTFIVGLYGMNFKYMPELEWKWGYPVILLFMAFISGCMIVYFRRKKWM, encoded by the coding sequence GTGGTAGGTTTGCCAGGTCAATATAAGCAGATCACTAAAAAAGTAGGTCTTCCTCCCGGTACTCTTTTGCATATCGGTTCAACTCGAAGCGAAAAAGTAAAAATAAGAATGTTGTGTTATAGTAGTGAGCATTGGAATGAGAAAGAATTTGATAAAGTTGATGAATTATTAGAGAATGAGAGTATCACAGATAAGTGTTGGATACATATCAGCGGTATTCATGTTGTGAGCATGATTGAAAAAATCGGAGCTGCATTTCAGATACATTCTTTAGTATTAGAAGATATCGTTAATACTAACCAACGTCCTAAAATAGAAGACAATAAGGAATACTTGTATATTATTGTCAAAATGATTCATTGCTATGATAATAAGAATATCGACTTTGAGCAAGTTAGCTTGATTGTAGGCAGTAATTATATACTGTCTTTTCAAGAAAATGATAATGATACATTTGCAAAGATTCGAGAACGAATGAAAGGCACTACGGGTAAAATAAGAAGTAAAGGTGTAGACTACCTTGCTTATGCTTTACTGGATTGTATTGTAGATAATTACTATGTTGCTCTTGAATATTTAGGAGATAAAATTGAAGTATTAGAAAATAAGATTATTGTACATCCTCAGCCTAAGGTTATAAAAGAAATACATACCTTAAAAAATGAGATGTTATTTGTACGAAAAGCCGTCTGGCCTCTGCGAGAAATTATAAATGCTTTGTCTCGGGGAGATTCTGTCTTATTCACAAAAGACACTCTTATTTATATTAGAGATGTATATGACCACATGATACAAGTAATTGATAGTATTGAAATGTATCGGGATATGGTTACGGGGATGCTTGACCTTTATCTTTCCAATGTAAGTTTTAAAACGAATGAAGTCATGAAAGTTTTAACAATTATCGCTACCATTTTTATTCCCCTCACTTTTATTGTAGGTTTATATGGGATGAATTTTAAATATATGCCAGAGCTGGAATGGAAATGGGGCTACCCGGTGATTTTATTATTTATGGCCTTTATTAGCGGATGTATGATCGTATATTTTCGCAGAAAGAAATGGATGTAA
- the cidR gene encoding cidABC operon transcriptional activator CidR, with amino-acid sequence MDVRHLTYFIEVARHRSFTKAARSLHITQPSISKMIKILEDELGTTLFYRSAKQIELTDAGRAVLHQSQQIVTSFQNLTSELADVINLKKGTLVIGLPPMVGARFFPKIIADYTRLYPQISLSLIEVGSKKVEDGVEDGSLDIGMVALPVNENNFEMFPFVKEPLMLIVHPDHELANRSNVELTELKNESFILLREDFTLHGRIVNRCIQSGFDPKIICESSQWDFISEMVAINLGIAILPRTICKELDPAKIKTVSLAEPMVPWHLGMIWKKDRYLSFASRSWLKLTSQYFGIKLDLP; translated from the coding sequence ATGGATGTACGCCATTTAACTTATTTTATCGAAGTAGCCAGGCACCGTAGTTTTACCAAAGCAGCTCGTTCATTACACATAACACAGCCGTCAATTAGTAAGATGATTAAAATTTTGGAAGATGAATTAGGAACAACCTTATTTTATCGCTCCGCAAAACAAATCGAGTTAACGGATGCAGGCAGAGCTGTTCTCCACCAATCCCAACAAATTGTAACTTCTTTTCAAAACCTGACATCAGAATTAGCCGATGTAATTAACTTAAAAAAGGGTACTCTTGTAATCGGATTGCCTCCAATGGTAGGTGCCAGGTTTTTCCCCAAGATCATTGCTGATTATACGAGGTTATATCCCCAAATCTCTCTGAGTCTAATTGAAGTAGGTTCCAAAAAAGTAGAAGATGGAGTAGAAGATGGCAGCCTGGATATTGGTATGGTGGCATTACCTGTTAATGAGAATAACTTTGAAATGTTTCCTTTCGTCAAAGAGCCTCTGATGCTTATCGTTCATCCTGATCACGAATTAGCAAATCGATCCAATGTAGAGCTTACTGAATTAAAAAATGAATCCTTTATCCTATTGCGGGAAGATTTTACTCTTCATGGTCGTATCGTAAATCGCTGTATTCAAAGTGGCTTTGATCCTAAAATCATCTGTGAAAGCTCCCAATGGGACTTTATCTCTGAAATGGTTGCGATTAATTTAGGGATTGCCATATTACCGCGAACGATTTGCAAGGAACTTGACCCTGCTAAAATCAAAACCGTATCCTTAGCAGAACCCATGGTACCTTGGCATCTGGGAATGATCTGGAAAAAAGATCGCTATCTATCCTTTGCCAGCCGCTCCTGGCTAAAATTAACCAGTCAGTATTTCGGTATTAAATTGGATTTGCCTTAA
- a CDS encoding peptidylprolyl isomerase: MKKAIIELDKGKITIELFEKDAPKTVANFEKLITEGFYNGISFHRVIKGFVAQGGCPNGTGTGGPGYTIPCETKDNPRIHERGSLSMAHRGPNTGGSQFFIVYEPQPHLDGVHTVFGKVIEGMDVVDLITEGDVMNKVTVIEE; this comes from the coding sequence TTGAAAAAGGCAATTATCGAATTGGATAAAGGTAAAATTACAATAGAATTATTTGAGAAAGATGCACCAAAAACAGTAGCTAATTTTGAAAAATTAATTACAGAAGGTTTTTATAATGGTATTTCGTTTCATCGTGTAATCAAAGGTTTTGTGGCTCAAGGTGGCTGTCCAAATGGTACAGGTACGGGTGGTCCTGGTTATACAATTCCTTGTGAAACCAAAGATAATCCTCGTATTCATGAACGTGGCTCTTTGTCCATGGCTCATCGTGGACCTAATACAGGAGGCAGTCAATTTTTCATTGTGTATGAACCGCAGCCTCATTTAGATGGTGTACATACTGTGTTTGGTAAAGTAATCGAAGGTATGGATGTTGTTGATTTAATCACTGAAGGTGATGTTATGAATAAGGTTACAGTGATTGAAGAATAG
- a CDS encoding sulfite exporter TauE/SafE family protein — protein MENISVDMILFLMGAGFIAAFIDSVVGGGGLISLPALLLTGLPPTIALGTNKMASVMGSFTSTISFMRSGKINLEIIKYLFPLSFIGSALGVIAVQQIPSQFLKPLVVVMLVVVTIYTFTKKEWGDVSTYDGMSKRTAYLSGIVAFSIGFYDGFFGPGAGSFFIFAFLMIGFDFVMAAGNSKALNFASNIAAVFTFVYFDSINYYYAIPMGFAMILGALAGSRLAIKKGAAYVRPLFLFMSVVLISKQLWDVLR, from the coding sequence TTGGAGAATATTAGTGTAGATATGATTTTATTTTTAATGGGAGCTGGATTTATCGCTGCATTTATTGATTCTGTAGTCGGTGGAGGAGGATTAATATCTTTACCGGCTTTACTGCTTACAGGATTGCCGCCAACCATCGCATTGGGCACTAATAAAATGGCAAGTGTAATGGGAAGTTTTACGAGTACAATTTCATTTATGCGATCAGGCAAGATCAACCTTGAAATTATTAAATATTTATTTCCTCTTTCTTTTATTGGATCGGCATTGGGTGTTATTGCCGTTCAGCAAATACCATCTCAATTTTTAAAACCATTGGTAGTTGTTATGCTAGTAGTGGTTACTATTTATACTTTTACCAAAAAAGAATGGGGAGATGTATCAACCTATGACGGTATGAGTAAAAGGACAGCATACTTGAGTGGCATAGTTGCTTTTTCCATTGGTTTTTATGATGGCTTCTTCGGACCAGGAGCAGGTTCTTTTTTTATTTTTGCTTTTTTAATGATTGGATTTGATTTTGTAATGGCAGCTGGTAATTCGAAAGCTTTAAATTTTGCTAGTAATATTGCAGCTGTGTTTACTTTTGTTTATTTTGACTCTATTAATTATTACTATGCTATACCTATGGGGTTCGCCATGATTCTTGGTGCATTGGCAGGTTCTAGATTAGCCATAAAAAAAGGCGCTGCTTATGTGCGCCCACTGTTTTTATTTATGTCAGTTGTCTTAATTAGTAAGCAGTTATGGGATGTCTTGCGTTAA
- a CDS encoding PAS domain-containing sensor histidine kinase, translated as MGTNVTAKENFITEMPDLYTEVNSRENPQLLHLQYQRIIRQNQEECKTIIENLPLIVARVNTKSQHIYINPVIFQDTGLSPQEFIGKTFREAGMPHNFCILWEASFSYAFTTGREALFESDFINQQGEHYYYQCRIIPEYNQEGTIKSALYTLMNITDHKKLEAKLYRQHQEFQALIENTPDIISRIDKSMRITFINSSITQLTGIPAKEYINKTLHELINCDPNTLNLWIINVQQVFVTKKSNVFEYEYPGLNGIRYFHARIVPEFGIDGSVERALCTSRDITTYTNLTTEMARLDRLNLVGEMAASIGHEVRNPMTTVRGFLQMMSLKKENKKNNVFFNIMIDELDRANSIISEFLSLAKDKSVHLKETNLNSIITALMPLMQANAIVDNKTIHHDLAIIPNLQLDEKEIRQLILNLVNNGLDATESGGTISIQTFTYDNTVALAIQDEGHGIPKDIMKKIGTPFFTTKEKGTGLGLAVCYSIANRHNATIQPITGPHGTTFYILFPIKNKDVVKYLTPNANHL; from the coding sequence ATGGGCACTAATGTAACTGCAAAGGAAAATTTCATAACAGAAATGCCAGACCTGTACACTGAAGTCAATTCTCGGGAAAATCCTCAGCTTCTTCATCTTCAATACCAGCGAATCATACGACAAAATCAGGAAGAGTGTAAGACAATAATCGAGAATTTGCCCCTTATTGTCGCTCGTGTCAATACGAAAAGCCAACATATTTATATCAATCCTGTTATCTTTCAGGATACTGGGCTGTCTCCCCAAGAATTTATTGGTAAAACTTTTCGTGAAGCTGGCATGCCTCATAACTTTTGCATACTATGGGAAGCTTCTTTCTCCTATGCTTTTACTACTGGCAGGGAAGCCTTATTTGAGTCTGACTTCATTAATCAGCAGGGAGAACATTATTATTATCAATGTAGGATCATACCGGAATACAATCAGGAAGGCACCATTAAGTCTGCCCTGTATACCTTGATGAATATTACAGATCATAAAAAACTAGAAGCAAAACTATATCGTCAACACCAAGAATTTCAAGCACTAATTGAAAATACACCTGATATTATTTCCCGAATTGATAAATCCATGCGTATTACTTTTATTAATTCTTCTATCACTCAGCTAACAGGAATACCTGCCAAAGAATATATCAATAAGACTTTGCATGAACTTATCAACTGCGATCCAAATACTCTAAATCTTTGGATAATAAATGTCCAACAAGTTTTTGTAACTAAAAAATCCAATGTGTTTGAATATGAATATCCAGGTCTAAACGGCATTCGATATTTTCATGCCCGTATCGTACCAGAATTCGGAATTGACGGTTCGGTGGAACGTGCTTTATGTACGTCGCGAGACATTACGACTTATACAAATTTAACAACCGAAATGGCTCGTCTCGATCGGTTGAATTTAGTAGGGGAAATGGCAGCTAGTATCGGCCATGAAGTACGAAATCCCATGACCACAGTACGGGGATTTCTCCAAATGATGTCCTTAAAAAAAGAAAATAAAAAAAATAATGTTTTCTTTAATATTATGATTGATGAGCTTGATCGAGCAAACTCTATTATTTCTGAATTTTTATCTTTAGCGAAAGATAAGTCAGTTCACTTAAAAGAGACCAATTTAAATAGCATCATCACAGCTCTTATGCCTTTAATGCAAGCCAATGCCATTGTTGACAATAAAACAATTCACCACGATTTAGCTATAATTCCGAATTTGCAGCTGGATGAAAAAGAAATTCGTCAATTGATACTTAACCTAGTTAACAACGGATTAGATGCAACGGAATCAGGCGGTACAATCTCAATCCAAACCTTTACCTATGATAATACCGTGGCCTTAGCCATACAAGACGAAGGCCACGGTATACCAAAGGACATTATGAAAAAAATTGGTACGCCGTTTTTCACCACGAAAGAAAAAGGTACTGGACTAGGATTGGCAGTTTGTTATAGCATTGCCAATCGACATAATGCCACCATACAGCCAATAACCGGTCCCCATGGCACTACTTTTTATATTTTATTTCCCATTAAAAATAAGGATGTAGTCAAATATCTAACCCCAAATGCCAATCATCTTTAA
- a CDS encoding manganese efflux pump: MTLCYVLLLGFAVSIDGFIAGISYGLKNIIISKISLFIVGLTTTLCVSLAMGSAHILGTMLNTKIAILIGALLLTFMGLFSLFQEYFAAKVQSEPINSGVPSPNLTFSVGRLVINIMAKPEKADVDHSQFISSTEAILLGLALGIDNMIAIFAAALVNPLPFYTPITMGLIQILVITFGIYASKHFLSEQFKKKVPYLPGLILILLGLIRLY, from the coding sequence ATGACGTTGTGCTATGTGTTACTCTTAGGATTTGCTGTAAGTATTGATGGCTTTATTGCTGGTATTTCCTACGGATTAAAAAATATTATTATATCTAAGATTTCTTTATTCATTGTAGGATTAACAACAACATTATGTGTTAGTTTAGCCATGGGAAGTGCTCATATATTAGGAACAATGTTAAATACTAAAATAGCAATACTTATAGGTGCATTATTACTCACCTTCATGGGATTATTCAGTTTATTTCAAGAATATTTTGCTGCAAAAGTTCAATCAGAACCTATAAACTCAGGAGTCCCTTCTCCAAATCTAACCTTTTCCGTTGGTCGTCTTGTAATTAATATCATGGCAAAACCAGAAAAGGCAGATGTTGATCATTCTCAATTCATTAGCTCAACAGAAGCCATACTTCTTGGATTAGCTCTCGGTATTGACAATATGATAGCGATTTTTGCTGCTGCCTTAGTAAATCCCTTACCATTTTATACCCCTATTACCATGGGCTTAATCCAAATCCTTGTTATTACATTTGGGATCTACGCCTCGAAACATTTTCTTTCAGAACAATTCAAAAAAAAAGTTCCCTATTTGCCAGGATTAATCTTAATTCTACTAGGTCTTATTCGATTATATTAA